A region of Pseudomonas saponiphila DNA encodes the following proteins:
- a CDS encoding DNA polymerase III subunit chi yields MTKVDFYILPSADPAARLDFACKLTDKAWRMGHRIYLHCSDAAQRDELDARLWRFKGETFVPHGPAESQPEGLIVLGLGQDPGEHNDLLVNLDLKVPAFAPRFARIAEVVVEDPTIRQAARESFRFYREQGYPLQDHRLQRL; encoded by the coding sequence ATGACCAAAGTCGACTTTTATATCCTTCCCAGCGCGGACCCTGCGGCGCGCCTGGATTTTGCCTGCAAGCTCACCGACAAGGCCTGGCGCATGGGCCATCGCATCTACCTGCATTGCAGCGATGCCGCGCAACGGGATGAACTCGATGCCCGCCTGTGGCGCTTCAAGGGCGAAACCTTCGTTCCCCACGGCCCGGCGGAAAGCCAACCCGAAGGCTTGATCGTGCTTGGCCTGGGCCAGGACCCCGGCGAACACAACGACCTGCTGGTGAACCTGGACCTGAAAGTACCGGCCTTCGCCCCGCGTTTTGCCCGAATTGCCGAGGTCGTGGTGGAAGACCCGACTATTCGTCAGGCTGCCCGCGAGAGTTTCCGTTTCTATCGCGAACAGGGCTATCCTCTGCAAGATCACCGTTTACAGCGACTCTGA
- a CDS encoding leucyl aminopeptidase, whose translation MELVVKSVSPETLKTATLVVGIGEDRKLGSVAQQLDELSGGAISAVLKRGDLAGKVGQSLLLHGVAKLKAERVLLVGTGKDGELGDRSFRKIISGVLSTLKGLGGSDAALALDEVVVKGRDSYGKTRLLAETLVDGGYVFDRYKSQKAEPRALKKITLLTIKAAEAQVQRGVTHAQAIAKGMAFTRDLGNLPPNVCHPTFLGEQAKALGKEFKGLKVEVLDEKKIKELGMGSFYAVGQGSDQPPRLIVMQYNGGKKSEKPFALVGKGITFDTGGISLKPGAGMDEMKYDMGGAASVFGTLRAVLELKLPINLVCILACAENMPSGGASRPGDIVTTMSGQTVEILNTDAEGRLVLCDALTYAERFKPQAVIDIATLTGACIVALGAHTSGLLGNNDELIEQLLSAGRQADDRAWQLPLFDEYQEQLDSPFADIANIGGPKAGTITAACFLSRFTKNLNWAHLDIAGTAWTSGGKDKGATGRPVPLLTQYLLDRAKA comes from the coding sequence ATGGAACTGGTTGTAAAAAGCGTTAGCCCGGAAACGTTGAAGACCGCCACCCTGGTGGTCGGCATCGGCGAAGACCGCAAGCTCGGCAGCGTCGCCCAGCAACTCGACGAACTCAGCGGCGGTGCCATCAGCGCCGTGCTCAAGCGCGGCGACCTGGCCGGCAAGGTCGGTCAGAGCCTGCTGCTGCACGGCGTAGCCAAGCTCAAGGCCGAACGCGTGCTGCTGGTTGGCACCGGCAAGGATGGCGAACTGGGCGACCGCTCGTTCCGCAAGATCATCAGTGGCGTACTGAGCACGCTCAAGGGCCTGGGCGGCAGCGACGCCGCGCTGGCTCTGGACGAAGTCGTGGTCAAGGGCCGCGACAGCTACGGCAAGACCCGCCTGCTGGCGGAAACCCTGGTGGACGGTGGCTATGTCTTCGACCGCTACAAGAGCCAGAAGGCCGAACCTCGCGCCCTGAAGAAAATCACCCTGCTGACCATCAAGGCCGCCGAGGCACAAGTCCAGCGCGGCGTGACCCACGCCCAGGCCATCGCCAAGGGCATGGCCTTCACTCGCGACCTGGGCAACCTGCCGCCGAACGTCTGCCACCCGACCTTCCTCGGCGAACAGGCCAAGGCTCTGGGTAAAGAATTCAAGGGCCTGAAAGTCGAAGTCCTCGACGAGAAGAAGATCAAGGAACTGGGCATGGGCTCGTTCTATGCCGTGGGCCAGGGCAGCGACCAGCCACCACGCCTGATCGTCATGCAGTACAACGGCGGCAAGAAGTCCGAGAAGCCGTTTGCCCTGGTGGGCAAGGGCATCACCTTCGACACCGGCGGCATCAGCCTCAAGCCCGGCGCCGGCATGGATGAGATGAAATACGACATGGGCGGTGCCGCCAGCGTGTTCGGCACCCTGCGTGCGGTGCTGGAGCTCAAGCTGCCGATCAACCTGGTGTGCATCCTCGCCTGCGCCGAGAACATGCCCAGCGGCGGTGCTTCCCGTCCTGGCGACATCGTCACCACCATGAGCGGCCAGACCGTGGAAATCCTCAACACCGACGCCGAAGGCCGTCTGGTGCTGTGTGACGCCCTGACCTACGCCGAACGCTTCAAGCCTCAGGCCGTGATCGACATCGCCACCCTCACCGGTGCCTGCATCGTGGCCCTGGGCGCCCACACTTCGGGCCTGCTGGGCAACAACGACGAACTGATCGAGCAACTGCTCAGCGCCGGCCGGCAAGCCGACGACCGTGCCTGGCAACTGCCGCTGTTCGACGAGTACCAGGAGCAGCTGGACAGCCCGTTCGCCGACATCGCCAACATCGGCGGACCAAAGGCCGGCACCATCACCGCCGCCTGCTTCCTGTCGCGCTTCACCAAGAACCTGAACTGGGCGCACCTGGATATCGCCGGCACCGCCTGGACCAGCGGCGGCAAGGACAAGGGCGCCACCGGCCGTCCCGTGCCCCTACTGACCCAATATCTGCTGGACCGCGCCAAAGCCTGA
- the lptF gene encoding LPS export ABC transporter permease LptF, translating to MIVFRYLSREILLTLSAVSAVLLVIIMSGRFVKFLAQAASGALDPGSLFLIMGFRLPGFLQLILPLGLFLGILLAYGRLYLESEMTVLSATGMSQQRLLGMTMIPAALVALVVAWLSLSLAPQGANQFQLLLNKQDALTEFDTLVAGRFQALNDGTRVTYTEQLSEDRTNLSGVFISEKRLNQEKKDQGISVLVAEKGHQDIRPDGNRYLILENGYRYDGNPGEANYRVIKYDTYGVLLQRPDVSDEVTDRDAMPTRDLIGKDDLRARAELQWRLSLPLLVFIVTLMAVPLSRVNPRQGRFLKLIPAILLYMAYLTILIAVRGALEKGKISPVLGLWWVHLLFLAIGLGLMYWEPMRLKMASRRSMKEMARG from the coding sequence TTGATCGTCTTTCGTTATCTATCCCGCGAAATCCTGCTGACCCTGAGTGCCGTAAGTGCGGTGCTGCTGGTCATCATCATGAGCGGGCGCTTCGTCAAGTTCCTCGCTCAAGCCGCCTCGGGCGCTCTGGACCCGGGCTCGCTGTTCCTGATCATGGGTTTTCGTCTGCCGGGCTTCCTGCAACTGATCCTGCCTCTGGGGCTGTTCCTCGGCATTCTTCTGGCTTATGGCCGGCTTTATCTCGAAAGCGAGATGACCGTGTTGTCCGCGACCGGCATGAGCCAGCAGCGCCTGCTGGGCATGACCATGATTCCGGCCGCCCTGGTGGCTCTGGTGGTGGCGTGGCTGAGCCTGAGCCTGGCGCCGCAGGGGGCCAACCAGTTCCAGTTGCTGCTGAACAAACAGGATGCCCTGACCGAGTTCGACACCCTGGTGGCCGGACGCTTTCAGGCGCTCAACGACGGCACCCGGGTGACTTACACCGAGCAGTTGTCGGAAGACCGGACCAATCTTTCCGGGGTGTTCATCTCCGAGAAACGCCTGAATCAGGAAAAGAAGGACCAGGGCATCTCGGTGCTGGTGGCCGAGAAGGGCCATCAGGACATCCGACCCGACGGCAATCGCTACCTGATCCTGGAAAACGGCTACCGCTATGACGGCAACCCGGGCGAGGCCAACTATCGGGTGATCAAGTACGACACCTATGGCGTGCTGCTGCAGCGTCCGGATGTCAGTGACGAGGTCACCGATCGTGATGCCATGCCGACCCGCGACCTGATCGGCAAGGACGACCTGCGGGCCCGTGCCGAACTGCAATGGCGCCTGTCCCTGCCGTTGCTGGTATTTATCGTGACCCTGATGGCGGTGCCGCTGTCCCGGGTCAATCCACGCCAGGGCCGCTTCCTCAAGCTGATCCCGGCCATTCTGTTGTACATGGCGTACCTGACCATCCTGATCGCGGTGCGCGGTGCCCTGGAGAAAGGCAAGATCTCGCCTGTCCTGGGGCTGTGGTGGGTCCACCTGCTGTTCCTGGCCATTGGCCTGGGCTTGATGTACTGGGAACCGATGCGGTTGAAAATGGCGAGTCGTCGCAGCATGAAGGAGATGGCTCGTGGTTAA
- the lptG gene encoding LPS export ABC transporter permease LptG produces MVKLDRYIGSSVFMAILAVLGIILGLASLFAFIDEMGSVSDTYTVMDVMSYVVLTAPRRVYEMLPMAALIGCLIGLGSLASNSELTIMRAAGVSVGRIVWAVMKPMLVLMLVGVLVGEYVAPATETQAQASRALAQGSGDAQSSKHGLWHRQGEEFIHINAVQPNGLLYGVTRYHFDDNHHMLSSSFARQARFHENYWQLTDVTTTYFREGHTEVISVPDERWDVALSPQLLSTVVMAPESLSISGLWGYIHYLADQGLNNGRYWLAFWVKVLQPLVTAALVLMAISFIFGPLRSVTLGQRVFTGVLVGFTFRIAQDLLGPSSLVFGFSPLFAVLVPAGICAIAGFWLLRRAG; encoded by the coding sequence GTGGTTAAGCTCGATCGCTACATCGGTAGCAGTGTGTTCATGGCCATTCTCGCGGTCCTGGGAATCATCCTCGGGCTGGCCTCGCTGTTTGCCTTCATCGATGAGATGGGCAGCGTCAGCGATACCTACACCGTGATGGACGTGATGAGCTACGTCGTCCTCACCGCTCCGCGCCGGGTCTACGAGATGCTGCCGATGGCGGCTCTGATCGGCTGCCTGATCGGCCTGGGCTCTTTGGCCAGCAACAGCGAACTGACCATCATGCGCGCCGCCGGTGTTTCCGTCGGTCGTATCGTCTGGGCGGTCATGAAGCCCATGCTGGTGCTGATGCTGGTGGGTGTGCTGGTGGGCGAGTACGTGGCCCCGGCCACCGAGACTCAGGCCCAGGCCAGTCGCGCCCTGGCACAGGGTTCCGGCGATGCCCAGAGCTCCAAGCACGGCCTGTGGCACCGTCAGGGCGAGGAGTTCATCCACATCAACGCCGTGCAACCCAATGGCTTGCTGTATGGCGTGACTCGCTACCACTTCGATGACAATCACCACATGCTGTCGTCGAGCTTCGCCCGCCAGGCGCGCTTCCACGAGAACTACTGGCAGTTGACGGATGTCACCACCACCTATTTCCGTGAAGGGCACACCGAAGTCATCAGCGTGCCCGACGAGCGTTGGGACGTGGCCCTGAGCCCGCAGCTGCTGAGCACTGTGGTGATGGCACCGGAGTCGCTGTCGATCAGCGGTCTGTGGGGCTATATCCATTACCTGGCGGACCAGGGGCTGAACAACGGTCGCTACTGGCTGGCGTTCTGGGTCAAGGTCCTGCAGCCCCTGGTGACGGCGGCCTTGGTCTTGATGGCGATTTCCTTCATCTTCGGCCCGCTGCGTTCGGTGACCCTCGGTCAGCGCGTGTTCACCGGTGTGCTGGTGGGGTTCACATTCCGCATCGCCCAGGACCTGCTGGGGCCTTCGAGCCTGGTTTTTGGCTTCTCGCCGCTGTTTGCAGTGCTGGTGCCGGCAGGCATCTGCGCCATTGCCGGCTTCTGGCTGCTGCGCCGGGCCGGTTGA
- the lepA gene encoding translation elongation factor 4, protein MSDLSHIRNFSIIAHIDHGKSTLADRFIQMCGGLADREMEAQVLDSMDLERERGITIKAHSVTLYYKARDGITYQLNFIDTPGHVDFTYEVSRSLAACEGALLVVDAGQGVEAQSVANCYTAIEQGLEVMPVLNKIDLPQADPERVKEEIEKIIGIDATDAVTCSAKTGLGVDEVLERLVATIPAPTGNIEDPLQALIIDSWFDNYLGVVSLVRVRHGRVKKGDKILVKSTGKIHLVDSVGVFNPKHTATADLKAGEVGFIIAGIKDIHGAPVGDTLTLSSTPDVEVLPGFKRIQPQVYAGLFPVSSDDFEDFREALQKLTLNDSSLQYTPESSDALGFGFRCGFLGMLHMEIIQERLEREYDLDLITTAPTVIFELLLKTGETIYVDNPSKLPDLSSIEDMREPIVRANILVPQEHLGNVITLCIEKRGVQHDMLFLGSQVQVTYDLPMNEVVLDFFDRLKSTSRGYASLDYHFDRYQSANLVKLDVLINGDKVDALALIVHRDNAHYKGRALTEKMKDLIPRQMFDVAIQAAIGGQIVARTTVKALRKNVLAKCYGGDVSRKRKLLEKQKAGKKRMKQVGNVEIPQEAFLAVLRLDS, encoded by the coding sequence GTGAGTGATTTGAGTCATATCCGCAATTTCTCCATCATCGCCCACATTGACCATGGCAAGTCGACTCTGGCCGATCGCTTCATCCAGATGTGCGGCGGCCTGGCCGATCGCGAAATGGAAGCCCAGGTTCTGGACTCCATGGATCTTGAACGTGAGCGCGGGATCACCATCAAGGCCCACAGTGTCACCCTCTATTACAAAGCCCGCGATGGCATTACCTACCAGCTGAACTTCATCGATACCCCGGGCCACGTGGACTTCACCTATGAAGTCAGTCGCTCCCTGGCGGCCTGTGAAGGCGCGCTGCTGGTGGTGGATGCCGGTCAGGGCGTTGAAGCCCAGTCGGTAGCCAACTGCTACACCGCCATCGAACAGGGCCTGGAAGTGATGCCGGTGCTGAACAAGATCGACCTGCCACAGGCCGATCCGGAGCGGGTCAAGGAAGAGATCGAGAAGATCATCGGTATCGATGCCACCGACGCCGTGACCTGCAGCGCCAAGACAGGCCTGGGTGTGGACGAGGTGCTCGAGCGCCTGGTGGCCACCATTCCGGCGCCGACCGGCAATATCGAAGACCCGCTGCAAGCGCTGATCATCGACTCCTGGTTCGACAACTACCTGGGCGTCGTATCCCTGGTGCGTGTGCGTCACGGCCGGGTGAAGAAAGGCGACAAGATCCTGGTGAAATCCACCGGCAAGATCCACCTGGTGGACAGCGTCGGTGTATTCAACCCGAAACACACCGCCACTGCCGACCTCAAGGCCGGTGAAGTGGGCTTCATCATCGCCGGTATCAAGGACATTCACGGGGCACCGGTGGGTGACACCCTGACCTTGAGTTCGACCCCGGACGTGGAAGTGCTGCCGGGCTTCAAGCGCATCCAGCCGCAGGTCTATGCCGGCCTGTTCCCGGTCAGCTCCGATGACTTCGAGGATTTCCGCGAAGCGTTGCAGAAGCTCACCCTCAACGACTCGTCGCTGCAGTACACCCCGGAAAGCTCCGACGCCCTGGGCTTCGGCTTCCGTTGCGGGTTCCTCGGCATGCTGCACATGGAGATCATCCAGGAGCGCCTGGAGCGCGAATACGACCTGGACCTGATCACCACCGCGCCGACGGTGATCTTCGAGCTGCTGCTCAAGACCGGCGAAACCATCTATGTCGACAACCCGTCCAAGCTTCCGGACCTGTCGTCGATCGAAGACATGCGCGAGCCGATCGTGCGGGCCAATATCCTTGTGCCGCAAGAGCACCTGGGCAACGTCATAACCCTGTGCATCGAGAAACGCGGTGTGCAGCATGACATGCTGTTCCTGGGCAGCCAGGTCCAGGTGACCTACGATCTGCCGATGAACGAAGTGGTACTGGATTTCTTCGATCGCCTGAAGTCCACCAGCCGTGGCTACGCATCGCTGGATTACCACTTCGATCGCTACCAGTCAGCTAATCTGGTCAAGCTGGATGTATTGATCAACGGCGACAAGGTCGATGCCCTGGCATTGATCGTGCACCGTGACAACGCCCACTACAAAGGGCGTGCGTTGACCGAGAAGATGAAAGATCTGATTCCTCGACAGATGTTTGACGTGGCAATCCAGGCCGCCATCGGCGGGCAGATTGTGGCGCGGACAACCGTCAAGGCCCTCAGAAAGAACGTACTGGCCAAATGCTACGGCGGCGACGTCAGCCGTAAGCGCAAGCTGTTGGAAAAGCAGAAGGCCGGTAAGAAACGCATGAAGCAAGTGGGCAACGTGGAAATTCCACAGGAAGCCTTCCTTGCCGTGCTCAGGTTGGATAGTTAG
- the lepB gene encoding signal peptidase I — protein sequence MSLNFPLLLVIAVFVCGFLALLDLVFLAPRRRAAIANYQGSVSQPDGLVVEKLNKEPLLVEYGKSFFPVLFIVLVLRSFLVEPFQIPSGSMKPTLDVGDFILVNKFSYGIRLPVIDKKVIEIGDPQRGDVMVFRYPSDPNVNYIKRVVGLPGDEVRYTSDKHLFVNGQPVAEQLVGAEPGTLGSAELYKEKLGAAEHLIRKEMSRYRATPDGRWVVPAGHYFMMGDNRDNSNDSRYWDDPSIPKDLLGMVPDKNIVGKAFAVWMSWPEPKLSHLPNFSRVGLIK from the coding sequence ATGTCACTAAATTTCCCGCTGTTGCTGGTCATCGCTGTCTTCGTATGCGGTTTCTTGGCGTTGCTCGACTTGGTGTTTCTCGCACCGCGTCGACGCGCGGCCATCGCCAACTATCAGGGCAGCGTCAGCCAGCCGGATGGGCTGGTGGTCGAGAAGCTGAACAAGGAACCGCTGCTGGTTGAATACGGCAAGTCGTTCTTTCCGGTGTTGTTCATTGTCTTGGTGCTGCGTTCGTTCCTGGTGGAACCGTTCCAGATTCCGTCTGGCTCGATGAAGCCGACCCTGGATGTGGGCGACTTCATCCTGGTGAACAAGTTTTCCTACGGGATCCGCTTGCCGGTGATCGACAAGAAAGTCATCGAGATCGGTGATCCGCAACGCGGCGATGTGATGGTGTTCCGCTACCCAAGCGACCCCAACGTCAACTACATCAAGCGTGTAGTGGGCCTGCCGGGGGATGAAGTGCGCTACACCAGCGACAAGCATCTGTTCGTCAACGGCCAGCCGGTGGCAGAGCAGTTGGTCGGCGCTGAGCCCGGCACCCTGGGCAGTGCTGAGCTGTACAAGGAGAAACTCGGTGCCGCCGAACACTTGATCCGCAAGGAAATGAGCCGCTATCGGGCCACTCCAGACGGTCGTTGGGTTGTTCCCGCCGGGCACTACTTCATGATGGGCGACAACCGCGACAACTCCAACGACAGTCGCTACTGGGACGATCCGAGTATTCCCAAAGACCTGCTGGGCATGGTTCCCGACAAGAATATCGTCGGCAAGGCCTTCGCAGTCTGGATGAGCTGGCCCGAACCGAAACTCAGCCACCTGCCGAATTTCTCGCGGGTTGGCCTGATCAAGTAA
- the rnc gene encoding ribonuclease III, which produces MSVSLSRLERQLGYSFKDQELMLLALTHRSFAGRNNERLEFLGDAILNFVAGEALFERFPQAREGQLSRLRARLVKGETLAVLARGFDLGEYLRLGSGELKSGGFRRESILADALEALIGAIYLDAGMETARDRVLSWLASEFESLTLVDTNKDPKTRLQEFLQSRACELPRYEVVDIQGEPHCRTFFVECEVTLLNEKSRGQGVSRRIAEQVAAAAALIALGVENGHD; this is translated from the coding sequence GTGAGCGTTTCTTTGAGCCGTCTCGAGCGTCAGCTCGGCTATTCCTTCAAGGACCAGGAACTGATGCTCCTGGCTCTCACTCACCGCAGCTTTGCCGGACGCAACAACGAGCGCCTGGAGTTTCTCGGTGACGCCATTCTCAACTTCGTCGCCGGCGAGGCGTTGTTCGAGCGTTTCCCCCAGGCCCGCGAAGGCCAGCTGTCGCGTTTGCGCGCGCGCCTGGTGAAGGGTGAAACCCTGGCGGTACTGGCCCGCGGTTTCGACCTGGGCGAATACCTGCGCCTGGGCTCCGGCGAATTGAAGAGTGGCGGTTTCCGTCGCGAATCGATCCTGGCCGATGCCCTGGAAGCCCTGATTGGTGCGATCTACCTGGACGCCGGCATGGAAACCGCCCGCGATCGCGTGCTGTCCTGGCTGGCCTCGGAGTTCGAGAGCCTGACCCTGGTGGACACCAACAAGGACCCCAAGACCCGGCTGCAGGAGTTCCTCCAGTCCCGTGCCTGCGAACTGCCGCGCTACGAAGTGGTGGATATCCAGGGCGAACCGCACTGCCGGACATTCTTCGTTGAATGTGAAGTCACCTTATTGAATGAAAAAAGCCGAGGTCAGGGTGTGAGCCGTCGTATTGCCGAACAGGTAGCGGCCGCTGCAGCACTGATTGCCCTGGGCGTGGAGAATGGCCATGACTGA
- the era gene encoding GTPase Era has protein sequence MTDSTATRCGYVAIVGRPNVGKSTLLNHILGQKLAITSRKPQTTRHNMLGIKTEGAIQAIYVDTPGMHKSNEKALNRYMNKTASAALKDVDVVIFVVDRTKWTDEDQLVLERVQYVQGPVILAINKTDRIEDKAELMPHLTWLQEQLPNAEIVPVSAQQGHNLEALEGLIAKHLPENDHFFPEDQITDRSSRFLAAELVREKIMRQLGAELPYQITVEIEEFKQQGKTLHIHALILVERDGQKKIIIGDKGERIKRIGMEARKDMELLFDSKVMLNLWVKVKGGWSDDERALRSLGYGDL, from the coding sequence ATGACTGATTCAACCGCAACACGCTGTGGCTATGTCGCCATCGTCGGCCGCCCCAACGTGGGCAAGTCGACGCTGCTCAACCACATCCTCGGCCAGAAGCTGGCGATCACCTCGCGCAAGCCTCAGACCACTCGCCACAACATGCTCGGGATCAAGACCGAAGGCGCCATCCAGGCGATCTACGTCGACACCCCCGGCATGCACAAGAGCAACGAGAAGGCGCTGAACCGCTACATGAACAAGACCGCTTCGGCGGCCTTGAAAGACGTCGACGTGGTGATCTTCGTGGTCGACCGCACCAAGTGGACCGATGAGGACCAACTGGTGCTGGAGCGTGTGCAGTACGTTCAGGGGCCGGTGATCCTGGCGATCAACAAGACCGATCGCATCGAGGACAAGGCCGAGCTGATGCCGCACCTGACCTGGCTGCAGGAGCAACTGCCGAACGCCGAGATCGTGCCGGTTTCCGCCCAGCAGGGGCATAACCTCGAAGCCCTGGAAGGCCTGATCGCCAAGCACCTGCCGGAGAACGACCACTTCTTCCCGGAAGACCAGATCACCGATCGCAGCAGTCGCTTCCTGGCTGCCGAACTGGTACGCGAGAAGATCATGCGCCAGCTGGGTGCCGAGCTGCCGTACCAGATCACCGTGGAAATCGAAGAGTTCAAGCAGCAGGGCAAGACCCTGCACATTCATGCCTTGATCCTCGTCGAGCGCGATGGACAGAAGAAAATCATCATTGGCGACAAGGGTGAGCGGATCAAGCGCATCGGCATGGAAGCGCGCAAGGACATGGAGCTGCTGTTCGACTCCAAGGTCATGCTCAACCTCTGGGTCAAGGTCAAGGGCGGCTGGTCCGACGACGAGCGCGCCTTGCGCTCCCTGGGCTACGGCGACCTCTGA
- the recO gene encoding DNA repair protein RecO, whose protein sequence is MSSNAPVGQLAYVLHSRAYRESSALVDFLTPQGRLRAVLRNARGKAGTLARPFVPLEVEFRGRGELKNVGRMESAGIAAWLNGEALFSGLYLNELLIRLLPAEDPHPAVFDHYAATLLALAEGRPLEPLLRAFEWRLLDDLGYGFALDRDIHGAPIVADGLYRLQVDAGLEQVFLLQPGLFNGIELLAMAEADWSAPGALSAAKRLMRQALAVHLGGRPLVSRELFRKP, encoded by the coding sequence ATGTCCAGCAACGCCCCAGTCGGCCAGCTCGCCTACGTCCTGCACAGCCGCGCCTACCGTGAAAGCAGCGCCCTGGTGGATTTCCTCACCCCTCAAGGCCGCCTGCGCGCCGTATTGCGCAATGCCCGGGGCAAGGCCGGCACCCTGGCACGCCCCTTCGTGCCCCTGGAAGTCGAGTTTCGCGGTCGCGGCGAGTTGAAGAACGTCGGGCGCATGGAAAGTGCCGGCATCGCCGCCTGGCTCAATGGCGAAGCCCTGTTCAGCGGCCTGTATCTGAATGAGTTGCTGATCCGCCTGCTGCCGGCGGAAGATCCGCATCCGGCGGTGTTCGACCACTACGCCGCCACGTTGCTGGCCCTGGCCGAAGGCCGGCCCCTGGAGCCCCTGCTGCGGGCGTTCGAATGGCGGCTGCTGGACGACCTGGGCTATGGCTTTGCCCTGGACCGCGATATCCATGGCGCGCCCATCGTTGCCGATGGTCTGTATCGCCTGCAGGTGGATGCCGGACTGGAGCAGGTCTTCCTGCTGCAACCGGGCCTGTTCAATGGCATCGAGCTGTTGGCCATGGCCGAGGCCGACTGGAGCGCTCCCGGTGCCTTGTCGGCGGCCAAGCGCCTGATGCGCCAGGCCCTGGCCGTGCACCTGGGCGGGCGGCCCCTGGTCAGTCGCGAGCTGTTTCGCAAGCCCTAG
- the pdxJ gene encoding pyridoxine 5'-phosphate synthase → MTTSNRILLGVNIDHVATLRQARGTRYPDPVKAALDAEEAGADGITVHLREDRRHIQERDVLLLKDVLQTRMNFEMGVTEEMMAFAERIRPAHICLVPETRQELTTEGGLDVAGQEARIKAAVERLSKIGSEVSLFIDADERQIEASKRVGAPAIELHTGRYADAQTPSEVADELQRIVDGVAVGLAQGLIVNAGHGLHYHNVEAVAAIKGINELNIGHALVAHALFVGFKGAVAEMKALILAAAAKA, encoded by the coding sequence GTGACCACCAGCAATCGCATTCTTCTCGGCGTGAACATCGATCACGTTGCCACCCTGCGTCAGGCCCGCGGCACTCGTTACCCTGACCCGGTCAAGGCCGCTCTGGATGCGGAAGAGGCGGGTGCCGACGGCATCACCGTGCACCTGCGCGAAGACCGCCGGCACATTCAGGAGCGCGACGTGCTGCTGCTCAAGGACGTGCTGCAGACCCGCATGAACTTCGAGATGGGCGTCACCGAAGAGATGATGGCGTTTGCCGAGCGCATTCGCCCGGCGCATATCTGCCTGGTGCCGGAAACCCGTCAGGAGCTGACCACCGAAGGCGGTCTTGACGTGGCCGGGCAGGAAGCACGGATCAAGGCGGCGGTGGAGCGCTTGTCGAAAATCGGTTCCGAAGTGTCGCTGTTCATCGACGCCGACGAGCGTCAGATCGAGGCCTCCAAACGCGTTGGTGCGCCGGCCATCGAGCTGCACACAGGGCGTTATGCCGATGCCCAGACGCCGAGTGAAGTGGCCGACGAGCTGCAGCGCATCGTCGACGGGGTTGCCGTGGGTCTGGCCCAGGGCCTGATCGTCAATGCCGGCCACGGCCTGCATTACCACAACGTTGAAGCGGTGGCAGCGATCAAGGGCATCAATGAGCTGAACATCGGCCATGCCCTGGTGGCGCATGCCCTGTTCGTCGGTTTCAAGGGTGCGGTAGCCGAGATGAAAGCGCTGATCCTGGCGGCTGCCGCCAAGGCCTGA